Proteins encoded in a region of the Haloglomus salinum genome:
- a CDS encoding aldehyde dehydrogenase family protein: MQRENFRGSADGVSESVLETHRSTAEELLDDEYGLLIGGEWVEGSAEPEAAVDAVTGEELATYQRGTSDDVDRAVAAAQDAFEGAWGDMDGRQRAEKLEELADRIEERKADLAKIDPLEMGKPNQLSLFADFTILLRQLRHFASLARTEDAGRSPNTSGDKLGYTQREPYGVVGQISAWNFPAMFVAWKTAPALAAGNTVVFKPSPRAVLSTLELADLMDDVLPEGTVNVVPGDGPEVGAAISEHDDVRKVSLTGSERAGRAVMQGAAANMKAVSLELGGKSPNIVCADADIEDATEGAMVASFFNAGQQCTEGARLFLHEAIADEFLETFTEKMERLELGDPLAPNTTVGPLVDHEHLETVQGYVDTAVAQGAEVLAGGDAPDIEGCGDAPFFEPTVLTNVDHDHTVACEEVFGPVITVHEWSDRDEMVAQANDTEYGLASAVWTTDLETAHTVADDLEAGTVWVNCYNEMGEAMPHGGYKRSGIGRELDEEAFEDYRRTKSVLVNFGKPARLG, encoded by the coding sequence ACGAGTACGGCCTGCTGATCGGCGGCGAGTGGGTCGAGGGCAGCGCGGAACCGGAGGCGGCTGTCGACGCTGTGACCGGCGAGGAACTGGCGACGTACCAGCGCGGGACGAGCGACGACGTGGACCGCGCGGTCGCGGCCGCCCAGGATGCGTTCGAGGGCGCGTGGGGGGACATGGACGGGCGCCAGCGCGCCGAGAAGCTCGAGGAGCTCGCCGACCGCATCGAGGAGCGGAAGGCCGACCTCGCGAAGATCGACCCGCTGGAGATGGGCAAGCCCAACCAGCTGTCGCTGTTCGCCGACTTCACCATCCTGCTGCGCCAGCTCCGACACTTCGCCTCGCTCGCCCGGACCGAGGACGCTGGCCGGAGTCCGAACACGAGCGGCGACAAGCTCGGCTACACGCAGCGCGAGCCGTACGGCGTCGTCGGGCAGATCAGCGCGTGGAACTTCCCCGCGATGTTCGTCGCGTGGAAGACCGCCCCCGCGCTCGCCGCGGGCAACACGGTCGTGTTCAAACCGTCTCCCCGCGCGGTGCTGTCGACGCTGGAACTCGCCGACCTCATGGACGACGTGCTGCCCGAGGGAACCGTCAACGTCGTCCCCGGCGACGGGCCGGAGGTCGGCGCCGCCATCAGCGAACACGACGACGTGCGGAAGGTGTCGCTGACCGGGTCCGAGCGCGCCGGCCGCGCCGTGATGCAGGGCGCTGCTGCGAACATGAAGGCCGTCTCCCTCGAGCTGGGTGGCAAGAGTCCCAATATCGTCTGCGCGGACGCCGACATCGAGGACGCGACGGAGGGGGCGATGGTGGCGAGCTTCTTCAACGCCGGCCAGCAGTGCACGGAGGGCGCCCGCCTCTTCCTCCACGAGGCCATCGCCGACGAGTTCCTGGAGACGTTCACGGAGAAGATGGAGCGGCTCGAACTGGGCGACCCGCTGGCGCCGAACACCACCGTCGGGCCGCTGGTCGACCACGAGCACCTCGAGACGGTGCAGGGCTACGTCGACACGGCCGTGGCCCAGGGAGCGGAGGTGCTCGCCGGCGGTGACGCGCCCGACATCGAGGGCTGTGGGGACGCCCCCTTCTTCGAGCCGACTGTGCTGACGAACGTCGACCACGACCACACGGTCGCCTGCGAGGAGGTGTTCGGGCCCGTCATCACGGTCCACGAGTGGAGCGACCGCGACGAGATGGTCGCGCAGGCCAACGACACGGAGTACGGTCTCGCGAGCGCGGTGTGGACGACGGACCTCGAGACTGCCCACACGGTCGCCGACGACCTCGAAGCGGGCACCGTGTGGGTCAACTGCTACAACGAGATGGGCGAGGCGATGCCCCACGGCGGCTACAAGCGCTCGGGCATCGGCCGCGAACTCGACGAGGAGGCGTTCGAGGACTACCGTCGGACCAAATCGGTACTGGTGAACTTCGGCAAGCCTGCACGACTGGGATAG
- a CDS encoding riboflavin synthase, with protein sequence MFTGIVAETGEILAREETNEGLRMRVAASFADELEHGESIAVSGACLTVEAHDDESFELFCSEETIERTYLGSLAVGDVVNLERALPADGRFDGHFVQGHVDGTGRVTGIEQVGEDWTFSFSLPRPLAKYVVEKGSIAVDGISLTVARLETPGTGYEDGAEGEFDVAVIPATYDLTNLREKSVGDPVHLEVDVVAKYVESLTEGYVE encoded by the coding sequence ATGTTCACCGGCATCGTCGCGGAGACCGGCGAGATTCTCGCCCGGGAGGAGACCAACGAGGGGCTTCGGATGCGCGTCGCGGCCTCGTTCGCGGACGAACTCGAACACGGCGAGTCCATCGCCGTCTCCGGTGCCTGCCTCACCGTCGAGGCCCACGACGACGAGTCCTTCGAGCTGTTCTGCTCCGAGGAGACCATCGAGCGCACCTATCTCGGGTCGCTCGCGGTTGGCGATGTCGTCAACCTCGAACGGGCGCTGCCTGCCGACGGGCGCTTCGACGGCCACTTCGTCCAGGGGCACGTGGACGGGACAGGCCGGGTGACGGGTATCGAGCAGGTGGGGGAAGACTGGACGTTCTCGTTCTCGCTGCCGCGCCCGCTCGCGAAGTACGTCGTCGAGAAGGGGTCCATCGCGGTCGACGGTATCTCCCTGACGGTCGCGCGACTGGAGACGCCAGGAACGGGCTACGAGGACGGCGCCGAGGGCGAGTTCGACGTGGCCGTCATCCCCGCGACCTACGACCTGACGAACCTCCGGGAGAAGTCAGTGGGTGACCCTGTCCACCTCGAGGTCGACGTGGTCGCGAAGTACGTCGAGTCGCTCACCGAGGGGTACGTAGAGTAG
- a CDS encoding rubrerythrin-like domain-containing protein, whose protein sequence is MSVRIYECVGCGSRVMAQGYPGRCRDCGANLLNLTVRRE, encoded by the coding sequence ATGTCCGTCCGAATCTACGAGTGTGTCGGGTGCGGGTCGCGCGTGATGGCGCAGGGGTACCCTGGCCGCTGCAGGGACTGTGGAGCGAACCTGCTGAACCTCACCGTCCGGCGCGAGTGA
- a CDS encoding MaoC/PaaZ C-terminal domain-containing protein — MCAFEDMAVGWGETYGSHEMTTDGIVAFAEQFDPQPMHTDPEAAAETQYGGLIASGLHTVGVATRLMVEHFLNDSTNRGGLGITDLTWHRPVRPGDVLRVRHEVVERRDSEGHPDAGVVVRDIEVLAGDGEGGDETVVCSWTVAILMGKRES, encoded by the coding sequence ATGTGCGCATTCGAGGATATGGCGGTCGGGTGGGGCGAGACCTACGGGAGCCACGAGATGACCACGGACGGCATCGTCGCATTCGCCGAGCAGTTCGACCCGCAGCCGATGCACACGGACCCGGAAGCCGCGGCAGAAACGCAGTACGGCGGGCTCATCGCGAGCGGGCTGCACACGGTCGGCGTCGCCACCCGCTTGATGGTCGAGCACTTCCTCAACGACTCCACCAACCGCGGCGGCCTCGGCATCACGGACCTCACCTGGCACCGGCCGGTGCGTCCCGGTGACGTCCTCCGGGTGCGCCACGAGGTGGTCGAGCGCCGGGACTCGGAGGGCCACCCCGACGCCGGCGTCGTCGTCCGCGACATCGAGGTGCTGGCGGGCGACGGCGAGGGCGGCGACGAGACAGTCGTCTGCTCGTGGACGGTGGCCATCCTGATGGGGAAGCGCGAATCGTGA
- the corA gene encoding magnesium/cobalt transporter CorA: MLDAVVFDREHGVREFDAGDSLGAARDADGTTWVRAHETDRETFDRVAETFGIHALAVEDVVNNVQPTVEEFPSYTFCLLKSTELLRDDAETPAFDEVVRDDPVGVFFGPDWVVTMSTARLPAVDRVRQALAREDERLLQRGPDFTAYRVLDVVVDGYFDVLDDIETSIEALEELVLVTTDIEVLERVNGLRRELLAFRKLAWPARDAIGGLARGDPDQVAPETEKYFRDVADHLVQVVDLVETYRELVRGSRDIYLNTLSQSTNEVMKRLTVVAVIFLPLTFFAGVFGMNFETMPELGWPYAYHAALFGMTGVAAVLALYFNEQGYL; this comes from the coding sequence ATGCTGGACGCCGTCGTCTTCGACCGCGAGCACGGCGTCCGCGAGTTCGACGCCGGCGACTCGCTCGGGGCGGCCCGCGACGCCGACGGGACGACCTGGGTCCGGGCCCACGAGACCGACCGCGAGACGTTCGACCGCGTCGCCGAGACGTTCGGCATCCACGCGCTGGCCGTCGAGGACGTCGTCAACAACGTCCAGCCGACGGTCGAGGAGTTCCCGAGCTACACGTTCTGCCTGCTGAAGTCGACCGAACTCCTGCGCGACGACGCGGAGACGCCCGCGTTCGACGAGGTGGTCCGGGACGACCCCGTCGGCGTCTTCTTCGGCCCGGACTGGGTCGTGACGATGTCGACCGCGCGGCTCCCCGCCGTCGACCGAGTCCGGCAGGCCCTCGCCCGCGAGGACGAGCGCCTGCTCCAGCGCGGCCCCGACTTCACCGCATATCGTGTCCTCGACGTAGTCGTCGACGGCTACTTCGACGTGCTCGACGACATCGAGACCAGCATCGAGGCGCTGGAGGAGCTCGTCCTCGTCACGACGGACATCGAGGTGCTCGAACGGGTGAACGGGCTCCGGCGGGAGCTGCTTGCGTTCCGGAAGCTGGCCTGGCCCGCCCGCGACGCCATCGGGGGGCTGGCCCGGGGGGACCCCGACCAGGTCGCACCGGAGACGGAGAAGTACTTCCGGGACGTCGCCGACCACCTGGTGCAGGTGGTCGACCTCGTCGAGACCTACCGCGAGCTGGTCCGGGGCTCCCGGGATATCTACCTCAACACGCTCTCCCAGTCCACCAACGAGGTGATGAAGCGGCTCACCGTCGTCGCGGTCATCTTCCTCCCGCTCACCTTCTTCGCGGGCGTGTTCGGCATGAACTTCGAGACGATGCCCGAACTCGGGTGGCCGTACGCCTACCACGCCGCGCTGTTCGGGATGACCGGCGTCGCCGCCGTGCTCGCGCTCTACTTCAACGAGCAGGGCTACCTCTGA
- a CDS encoding DUF6517 family protein yields the protein MTRRAVAALLALLTITAGCSALSGATTFTAERGTVSESAQSDTGYSLANEDTQEVTRSFAGQEVVVKNQLTEYARSTSLPVFGDQQVARFSVFTTPAVEVAGQGPFNPVADLNNTQLALQLQAQYDTIDNVRFEGNRTATMLGDEVTVSKFRADAQTTQGTDTEVFMHIAQTRSGDDYVVAIAVYPAQLDSEQENVDTLLNGVQHPGSGSDDGSSDGGDDGSSSDGGDSTPTATEGSGSGGATATPTDDGLV from the coding sequence ATGACACGACGTGCAGTCGCCGCGTTACTCGCGCTACTGACGATCACTGCGGGCTGTTCGGCCCTCTCCGGGGCGACCACCTTCACCGCCGAGCGAGGGACCGTCTCGGAGTCGGCACAGTCCGATACGGGCTACTCGCTGGCGAACGAGGATACACAGGAGGTCACTCGCTCGTTCGCCGGGCAGGAGGTCGTCGTGAAGAACCAGCTCACGGAGTACGCCCGCTCGACCAGCCTGCCGGTGTTCGGTGACCAGCAGGTCGCCCGATTCAGCGTGTTCACCACGCCGGCGGTCGAGGTGGCCGGCCAGGGACCGTTCAACCCCGTCGCGGACCTGAACAACACGCAGCTGGCGCTGCAGCTCCAGGCCCAGTACGACACCATCGACAACGTCCGGTTCGAGGGGAACCGGACGGCGACGATGCTCGGCGACGAGGTGACCGTCAGCAAGTTCCGCGCCGACGCCCAGACGACGCAGGGCACGGACACCGAGGTGTTCATGCATATCGCCCAGACCCGGAGCGGTGACGACTACGTCGTCGCCATCGCGGTCTACCCGGCCCAGCTCGACAGCGAGCAGGAGAACGTCGACACACTCCTGAACGGAGTCCAGCACCCCGGCAGCGGTAGTGACGACGGCAGTAGCGACGGCGGAGACGACGGCAGCAGCAGTGACGGCGGCGACAGCACCCCGACCGCGACCGAGGGGAGCGGCTCCGGCGGCGCCACCGCCACGCCGACCGACGACGGCCTCGTCTGA
- the cysS gene encoding cysteine--tRNA ligase: protein MTLRVTNTLTGEKEVFEPRDEDEVLLYYCGLTTSDPAHMGHARSWLHVDVMHRWLEHRGYDVRHVENFTDVNEKIVARVGEAGDDEAEVAEHYIADLIEDMRALNLKRAEVYPRVSEHIGEIITMVERLVEEGHAYESNGSVYFDVTTFEDYGKLSNQTLDELESQGDPDERSEKRNPADFALWKADGVGPEDIAEHRHDEAAPAEDAAACAQTWDSPWGEGRPGWHIECSAMSTTHLDDTIDIHVGGRDLVFPHHENEIAQSEAATGQTFARYWLHTALVQVESGEDESEKMSSSLGNFSTVSGLVRERGPNVARMWALSAAYNTEAVFSPATLDEAAERWERLERGYEAAVSGCDSTAARASVTDEALREAVADAHGAFAAAMDDDFNTREALTALLDLVGAVNRHVAEEPHDYRGLRRAVETFEQLGGEVLGFELGDAGGGGDVQLAEDLVELVLAAREDARSRGDYERADQLRDDLAALGVEVQDTDDGPEFRLP from the coding sequence ATGACGCTCCGCGTGACGAACACGCTGACGGGGGAGAAGGAGGTCTTCGAGCCGCGCGACGAGGACGAGGTCCTGCTCTACTACTGCGGCCTCACCACCTCCGACCCCGCGCACATGGGCCACGCCCGCTCGTGGCTCCACGTCGACGTCATGCACCGGTGGCTCGAGCACCGGGGCTACGACGTGCGCCACGTGGAGAACTTCACCGACGTGAACGAGAAGATCGTCGCCCGCGTCGGCGAGGCCGGCGACGACGAGGCCGAGGTCGCGGAGCACTACATCGCCGACCTCATCGAGGATATGCGGGCCTTGAACCTCAAGCGGGCGGAGGTGTACCCCCGCGTCTCCGAGCACATCGGGGAAATCATCACGATGGTCGAGCGGCTGGTCGAGGAGGGCCACGCCTACGAGTCGAACGGCTCGGTCTACTTCGACGTGACCACGTTCGAGGACTACGGCAAGCTCTCGAACCAGACGCTGGACGAACTCGAATCGCAGGGCGACCCCGACGAGCGGAGCGAGAAACGCAACCCGGCCGACTTCGCGCTCTGGAAGGCCGACGGCGTCGGGCCGGAGGACATCGCGGAGCACCGCCACGACGAGGCCGCGCCCGCCGAGGACGCCGCCGCCTGCGCACAGACCTGGGACTCACCGTGGGGCGAGGGGCGCCCCGGCTGGCACATCGAGTGCTCGGCGATGTCCACGACCCATCTCGACGACACCATCGACATCCACGTCGGCGGCCGCGACCTCGTGTTCCCGCACCACGAGAACGAGATCGCCCAGAGCGAGGCCGCGACGGGCCAGACGTTCGCGCGCTACTGGCTCCACACCGCCCTCGTCCAGGTCGAGAGCGGCGAGGACGAGAGCGAGAAGATGTCCTCCTCGCTGGGGAACTTCTCGACCGTCTCGGGACTCGTCCGCGAGCGCGGGCCGAACGTCGCGCGGATGTGGGCGCTCTCGGCCGCGTACAACACGGAGGCCGTGTTCTCGCCGGCGACCCTCGACGAGGCCGCCGAACGCTGGGAGCGACTCGAACGCGGGTACGAGGCCGCGGTGAGTGGCTGCGACTCGACCGCCGCCCGCGCGAGCGTCACGGACGAGGCACTCCGCGAGGCCGTCGCCGACGCGCACGGTGCCTTCGCCGCCGCGATGGACGACGACTTCAACACGCGCGAGGCGCTGACCGCGCTGCTGGACCTCGTGGGCGCCGTGAACCGTCACGTCGCCGAGGAACCCCACGACTACCGCGGCCTCCGGCGCGCCGTCGAGACGTTCGAGCAGCTGGGCGGCGAGGTGCTGGGCTTCGAACTCGGCGACGCGGGCGGGGGCGGCGACGTCCAGCTGGCCGAGGACCTCGTCGAACTCGTCCTCGCCGCCCGCGAGGACGCCCGCTCTCGCGGCGACTACGAGCGCGCCGACCAGCTGCGCGACGACCTCGCGGCGCTCGGCGTCGAGGTGCAGGACACCGACGACGGGCCGGAATTCCGGCTTCCCTGA
- a CDS encoding DUF7523 family protein, whose translation MTLAADTREAVRERPFLHAALQAGVVNYTAAARFLDLGDTDEDHEAVAAALRRYADELGEYEPTTAGTSARVEMRSGIGPTDDRADAVLSVGGVILAPTGGDDTGIVATGDLDPTGLAEVLDRLRLADIDVNAAGATDESAVVVVPRRDGPTALRVVEETL comes from the coding sequence ATGACGCTGGCAGCCGACACGCGCGAGGCCGTCCGGGAGCGGCCCTTCCTCCACGCCGCGCTCCAGGCGGGCGTGGTCAACTACACCGCCGCGGCCCGCTTTCTCGACCTCGGCGACACCGATGAGGACCACGAGGCCGTCGCCGCCGCCCTCCGCCGCTACGCCGACGAACTCGGGGAGTACGAGCCCACCACCGCCGGGACGAGCGCCCGCGTCGAGATGCGCTCGGGCATCGGCCCGACCGACGACCGCGCGGACGCCGTCCTCTCGGTCGGCGGGGTCATCCTCGCGCCGACCGGCGGCGACGACACCGGCATCGTCGCCACGGGCGACCTCGACCCGACGGGGCTCGCCGAGGTCCTCGACCGCCTCCGACTGGCCGACATCGACGTGAACGCGGCGGGTGCGACCGACGAGAGCGCCGTCGTCGTGGTCCCCCGGCGCGATGGCCCGACGGCGCTCCGGGTGGTCGAAGAGACGCTGTAG
- a CDS encoding ZIP family metal transporter, whose translation MSAETRTDGDESTLSASLDGLSRVGVAAAIGLLAVSALAVSEELWKLLIVGWVAFVAMAGAALLGNRAARTRDAFGLVWGYGLAAGAMVTSAAVFLLPQAFGLGGQIGGFGVAAGLLAGYASHTASHRLSHLDGINSAAVELTAHSLAAGLIIGVIYAALPDPGLLLGLSIVSHKGPAGYAAARRLRHDGQRISLLLLPAAGVALAAIPVAAIQPPLSANVSAAVFGFAAGIFLHLAMDFLPECELGGEVGQVAELDDMDGEAHHFLDRLRVHAVGSTALGALAVFGAWLVIA comes from the coding sequence ATGAGTGCGGAGACACGGACGGACGGTGACGAATCGACGCTGTCGGCGAGTCTGGACGGGCTCTCGAGGGTCGGAGTGGCGGCCGCCATCGGTCTGCTAGCCGTCTCCGCGCTGGCCGTCTCGGAAGAGCTGTGGAAACTGCTGATCGTCGGCTGGGTGGCGTTCGTCGCGATGGCCGGCGCTGCCCTGCTCGGGAACCGCGCGGCCCGCACGCGCGACGCGTTCGGGCTGGTGTGGGGCTACGGTCTCGCCGCGGGCGCGATGGTCACCTCCGCTGCCGTCTTCCTCCTGCCACAGGCGTTCGGTCTCGGCGGGCAGATCGGCGGCTTCGGCGTCGCCGCGGGCCTGCTGGCGGGCTACGCCTCCCACACCGCCAGCCACCGCCTCTCGCACCTCGACGGCATCAACTCCGCCGCGGTCGAGCTCACCGCGCACTCGCTCGCCGCGGGGCTCATCATCGGCGTCATCTACGCCGCGCTCCCGGACCCCGGCCTCCTGCTCGGGCTGTCCATCGTCTCGCACAAGGGCCCGGCGGGCTACGCGGCCGCCCGCCGCCTGCGCCACGATGGACAGCGCATCTCGCTGTTGCTGCTCCCCGCGGCCGGCGTCGCGCTCGCAGCCATCCCGGTGGCCGCTATCCAGCCGCCGCTGTCGGCGAACGTCAGTGCGGCGGTGTTCGGCTTCGCCGCCGGTATCTTCCTCCACCTCGCGATGGACTTCCTGCCCGAGTGCGAGCTTGGCGGGGAGGTCGGGCAGGTGGCCGAGCTGGACGACATGGACGGCGAGGCCCACCACTTCCTCGACCGGCTCCGCGTGCACGCCGTCGGGAGTACCGCGCTCGGCGCGCTGGCCGTGTTCGGCGCGTGGCTCGTTATCGCGTAA
- a CDS encoding SDR family NAD(P)-dependent oxidoreductase: MNVLITGGSRGIGAAVARRFGEAGAHVALCARDEEPLHEVAADIVSAGGEATTQRADVRDEFDVERFAETAAREGGPIDLVVANAGVYHGDPGETPLADESYAAFDEHLRTNGRGVFATIRESVPHLADDARVLVPSGSIARDAKPGFGSYAVSKALAEAVARQSAAELDIPVGVVDPGQVSTELTGEGPGRDPAEVADLFHWAATEAPAEELDDSVLDLRAWKQATR; this comes from the coding sequence ATGAACGTACTCATCACGGGTGGCAGTCGCGGCATCGGCGCCGCCGTCGCCCGTCGGTTCGGCGAGGCGGGGGCGCACGTCGCGCTCTGTGCCCGCGACGAGGAGCCGCTCCACGAGGTGGCCGCCGATATCGTCTCGGCCGGCGGCGAGGCGACGACCCAGCGCGCGGACGTCCGCGACGAGTTCGACGTCGAGCGATTCGCCGAGACGGCCGCCCGCGAGGGCGGTCCCATCGACCTCGTGGTCGCGAACGCCGGCGTCTACCACGGTGACCCCGGGGAGACACCGCTCGCCGACGAGTCCTACGCCGCGTTCGACGAGCACCTCCGGACGAACGGGCGGGGCGTGTTCGCCACGATACGGGAGTCCGTCCCCCACCTCGCCGACGACGCGCGGGTGCTGGTGCCCTCGGGAAGCATCGCCCGGGACGCGAAACCCGGCTTCGGGAGCTACGCGGTGTCGAAGGCGCTGGCCGAGGCCGTCGCCCGCCAGTCCGCCGCCGAACTCGACATCCCCGTCGGCGTCGTCGACCCCGGACAGGTCTCGACCGAACTCACGGGCGAGGGGCCCGGCCGCGACCCGGCGGAGGTGGCCGACCTGTTCCACTGGGCCGCGACCGAGGCACCGGCCGAGGAGCTGGACGACAGCGTGCTGGACCTGCGGGCGTGGAAGCAAGCGACGCGGTGA
- the dapA gene encoding 4-hydroxy-tetrahydrodipicolinate synthase has protein sequence MTHDTFDGVFPAMTTPFHEDESIDFETLQANARRLETAGVDGVVPVGTTGESATMTHDEHVEVIEAVVEAVEDVPVIAGSGSNNTREALELSRRAEAAGADALLLISPYYNIPEPTGMERHFRQVADEVDLPQIIYNVPGRTGRNIAVETAVNLAEHENVVGYKAASGDMGRICEVIERTRDEHFTVLSGDDGMTLPVVATGGTGCISVAANVEPERTVEMVHAALADEMDRARELHYELGPLFRALFVQTNPIPIKEAMEMRGHHSRRMRSPLSLLSDENRDHLREVLAALEPVDAEA, from the coding sequence ATGACACACGACACCTTCGACGGCGTGTTCCCCGCGATGACCACGCCGTTCCACGAGGACGAGAGCATCGACTTCGAGACACTGCAGGCCAACGCTCGCCGACTGGAGACGGCAGGCGTCGACGGCGTCGTCCCCGTCGGGACGACCGGCGAGTCCGCGACGATGACTCACGACGAGCACGTCGAGGTCATCGAGGCGGTCGTCGAGGCCGTCGAGGACGTGCCCGTCATCGCGGGTAGCGGCTCGAACAACACCCGCGAGGCGCTGGAGCTCTCCCGGCGCGCCGAGGCTGCCGGCGCCGACGCACTGTTGCTCATCTCGCCGTACTACAACATCCCCGAACCGACCGGGATGGAGCGCCACTTCCGGCAGGTCGCCGACGAGGTGGACCTACCGCAGATCATCTACAACGTCCCCGGCCGGACCGGACGCAACATCGCCGTCGAGACCGCAGTGAATCTCGCCGAGCACGAGAACGTCGTCGGCTACAAGGCCGCCAGCGGCGACATGGGGCGCATCTGCGAGGTCATCGAGCGCACCCGCGACGAGCACTTCACCGTCCTCTCCGGTGACGACGGGATGACCCTGCCCGTCGTGGCGACGGGCGGCACCGGCTGTATCAGCGTCGCCGCGAATGTCGAACCCGAGCGGACCGTGGAGATGGTCCACGCAGCGCTCGCCGACGAGATGGACCGCGCCCGCGAACTCCACTACGAACTGGGGCCGCTGTTCCGCGCGCTGTTCGTCCAGACGAACCCCATCCCCATCAAGGAGGCCATGGAGATGCGGGGCCACCACTCCCGGCGGATGCGCTCGCCGCTGTCGCTCCTGAGCGACGAGAACCGCGACCACCTCCGCGAGGTGCTGGCGGCCCTCGAACCCGTCGACGCCGAAGCATGA
- the dapB gene encoding 4-hydroxy-tetrahydrodipicolinate reductase, whose protein sequence is MKVVVTGATGRTGGEVAREVAERDHDLVPVSREPAGTVAGADLQPPEDLPALLDGADALVDFTVPVASGEYVAEAADAGVPAVVGTTGFDDEGLATLHEAAESAPVLKASNFARGVHALLSVVREAATALPGYDVELTETHHNGKRDAPSGTANTLLDELDDARGEALDRTYGREGEDPREPGQVGVHVRRAGNVRGEHEVMFADNDEVLSLTHRAESRGVFAAGAVDAAEWLPGHEAGWYEFGDVIGDGGD, encoded by the coding sequence ATGAAGGTGGTCGTCACTGGCGCGACCGGTCGGACCGGCGGCGAAGTGGCCCGCGAGGTCGCCGAGCGTGACCACGACCTCGTCCCCGTCTCGCGCGAGCCCGCGGGCACCGTCGCGGGGGCCGACCTCCAGCCACCGGAGGACCTGCCCGCACTGCTCGACGGCGCGGACGCGCTTGTCGACTTCACGGTCCCCGTCGCGAGCGGGGAGTACGTCGCGGAGGCAGCCGACGCGGGCGTCCCGGCCGTCGTCGGGACGACCGGCTTCGACGACGAGGGACTGGCGACGCTCCACGAGGCTGCCGAGTCCGCACCCGTCCTCAAGGCCTCGAACTTCGCACGGGGGGTGCACGCGCTCCTGAGCGTGGTTCGGGAGGCCGCGACCGCGCTCCCGGGCTACGACGTCGAGCTCACGGAGACCCACCACAACGGCAAACGCGACGCACCGAGCGGGACCGCGAACACGCTACTCGACGAGCTCGACGACGCGCGCGGCGAGGCGCTCGACCGCACGTACGGGCGCGAGGGCGAGGACCCTCGCGAACCCGGGCAGGTGGGCGTCCACGTCCGGCGCGCGGGGAACGTGCGCGGGGAACACGAGGTCATGTTCGCCGACAACGACGAGGTGCTGAGCCTCACGCACCGCGCCGAGTCCCGCGGCGTCTTCGCCGCCGGCGCGGTCGACGCAGCCGAGTGGCTTCCCGGGCACGAGGCGGGCTGGTACGAGTTCGGGGACGTTATCGGGGACGGGGGTGACTGA
- a CDS encoding 2,3,4,5-tetrahydropyridine-2,6-dicarboxylate N-succinyltransferase produces the protein MSTLEADVTELAARYDAGNVDAVGSEELDTLEAFLDALESGEIRAAEPSDDGWEANEWVKRGILLNFGLRDIQAFEHGGVTYHDVLPLRETGDLPERGTRNTPTGTVVRRGAYVGADAIMMSPAFVNIGAYVGDGTLVDSCDTVGSCAQIGDDVKLGANTLIGGVLEPVEAEPVVVEDGVSLGAGCRVTSGFEVGENSVVGENTLLTPRIPVYDLVEEEVIYGRLPPERRAFIRYVESSVGEHDLFDGGAYKPAVVATHVEESTLEATEREDALRDN, from the coding sequence ATGAGCACGCTGGAAGCGGACGTGACGGAACTGGCAGCGCGGTACGATGCCGGCAACGTCGACGCGGTCGGAAGCGAGGAACTGGACACGCTGGAGGCCTTCCTCGATGCCCTCGAGTCGGGCGAGATTCGCGCCGCCGAACCCAGTGACGACGGATGGGAGGCGAACGAGTGGGTCAAGCGCGGCATCCTGCTCAACTTCGGTCTGCGCGACATCCAGGCCTTCGAGCACGGCGGCGTCACGTACCACGACGTGCTGCCGCTCCGCGAGACCGGCGACCTGCCCGAGCGCGGCACCCGGAACACGCCCACCGGCACCGTGGTCCGCCGGGGCGCGTACGTGGGTGCGGACGCCATCATGATGTCGCCCGCGTTCGTCAACATCGGCGCGTACGTCGGCGACGGGACGCTCGTGGACTCCTGTGACACGGTCGGTTCCTGTGCGCAGATCGGCGATGACGTGAAGCTGGGCGCGAACACGCTCATCGGCGGCGTCCTCGAACCCGTCGAGGCCGAGCCCGTCGTCGTCGAGGACGGCGTCTCGCTGGGCGCCGGCTGCCGGGTCACCTCGGGCTTCGAGGTCGGGGAGAACAGCGTCGTCGGCGAGAACACGCTCCTGACGCCCCGGATTCCCGTCTACGACCTCGTCGAGGAGGAGGTCATCTACGGCCGGCTCCCACCCGAGCGGCGGGCGTTCATCCGGTACGTCGAGTCCAGCGTCGGCGAACACGACCTGTTCGACGGCGGCGCGTACAAGCCGGCGGTCGTGGCGACCCACGTCGAGGAGTCGACGCTGGAGGCGACCGAGCGCGAGGACGCACTGCGGGACAACTGA